Proteins encoded in a region of the Zea mays cultivar B73 chromosome 2, Zm-B73-REFERENCE-NAM-5.0, whole genome shotgun sequence genome:
- the LOC103649013 gene encoding ankyrin repeat-containing protein At5g02620-like: MVERRAKKRMVFVMNKLMWLVCLFISVAFIALTYVVVGHDDWWLAWCTMGIGAAIMLTTLGSMCYCIVAHRLEEKNTRKIRRASASQSRGSWSRSVDSDKEILNSEYKTKMYAL, from the coding sequence ATGGTGGAGCGGAGGGCGAAGAAGCGGATGGTGTTCGTGATGAACAAGCTCATGTGGCTGGTGTGCCTCTTCATCTCGGTGGCCTTCATCGCGCTGACCTACGTGGTGGTGGGGCACGACGACTGGTGGCTGGCCTGGTGCACCATGGGCATCGGCGCCGCGATCATGCTCACCACCCTCGGCTCCATGTGCTACTGCATCGTCGCGCACAGGTTGGAGGAGAAGAACACCAGGAAGATCAGGAGGGCCTCCGCGAGCCAGTCCCGCGGCTCGTGGTCCCGATCAGTCGACTCGGACAAGGAGATACTTAACAGCGAGTACAAGACGAAGATGTACGCGCTGTAG